Proteins encoded within one genomic window of Cytophagales bacterium:
- a CDS encoding serine hydrolase domain-containing protein gives MKTITLFMLMTILATSCDTSSNGFDELDAPAIFYGAVSQDSVLCTYKKGNLSITNNQAINKHSQFALFSITKTFTAIGIMQLVESGGISLDDPAIKHLPQYEFLGEITIRHLLTHQSGINNPLPIRWIHLAENDDTFDFDEFNNKILTQKAKVKSEAGSKAAYSNLNFILLGDIISKISGLSYQEYITQNVLNNDEVGFQWKENNVVTGYHRSGIRGLMLGFLMDKKKFTEPKTGGFIPFKKINLNGSAYGGLLASPNGLNIFLQELLSSESQILSKEMRNAMFTQQPLSNEKPSGHSLGWFTGSLSGEKYVHHAGGGGGYYLEMRIYPEKGIATYLLTNKSGFSDQRILGKLDAQHLDFK, from the coding sequence ATGAAAACTATAACTCTATTCATGCTCATGACAATTTTAGCCACTTCATGCGATACTTCATCGAATGGTTTTGATGAATTAGATGCTCCAGCCATCTTTTATGGAGCTGTGTCCCAAGACTCGGTTTTATGCACCTATAAAAAAGGGAATCTCAGCATCACTAACAATCAGGCTATAAATAAACACTCGCAGTTTGCCTTGTTTAGTATTACGAAGACTTTCACCGCTATTGGCATCATGCAATTGGTAGAAAGTGGAGGGATTAGTCTGGATGATCCAGCTATAAAACATCTACCTCAGTACGAATTTCTTGGAGAGATCACCATCCGTCATTTATTGACTCACCAGTCTGGCATTAACAATCCACTACCCATTCGTTGGATTCATTTGGCTGAAAACGATGACACATTCGACTTTGACGAATTCAATAATAAAATTCTAACTCAAAAAGCCAAAGTCAAATCGGAAGCTGGGTCAAAAGCAGCATATTCAAATTTGAATTTTATTCTTCTTGGAGATATAATTTCAAAAATTTCAGGACTATCCTATCAAGAGTATATAACACAAAATGTCTTGAACAACGATGAAGTGGGATTTCAGTGGAAGGAAAATAATGTGGTAACGGGTTACCACCGCAGTGGGATTCGAGGTTTAATGCTTGGTTTCCTAATGGATAAAAAGAAATTCACAGAGCCTAAAACCGGAGGATTCATTCCCTTTAAGAAAATCAACTTGAATGGATCTGCTTATGGAGGATTACTGGCCAGTCCGAATGGACTAAACATTTTTCTGCAGGAATTACTAAGCTCAGAGAGCCAAATTCTCTCTAAGGAAATGAGGAATGCAATGTTTACGCAGCAACCCCTTTCTAACGAAAAACCATCCGGGCATTCTTTGGGTTGGTTCACAGGGTCTCTCAGTGGGGAAAAATACGTTCATCACGCAGGTGGTGGAGGTGGCTACTATCTGGAAATGAGGATATATCCTGAGAAAGGCATAGCTACCTACCTTTTAACCAATAAATCCGGCTTTTCAGATCAAAGAATCCTGGGTAAACTAGATGCGCAACACCTTGACTTTAAATAA
- a CDS encoding Crp/Fnr family transcriptional regulator, producing the protein MKERINKVVDQFYPTLSLKSRNEITEICKEIKVTENSLIVEKGKRNNSEYFLLNGIVRSYLMNQNGELITLLFFEKSSILSPHVTRTSNSLSIINLEAITACTLAEIDASEFETLIEVNLEIREFANTILRNELLQKINKEIRLISWTGKDRLQQFRKDYEMLENLVPHSMIATYLGITNVSLSRLRKGS; encoded by the coding sequence ATGAAAGAAAGAATCAACAAGGTCGTTGACCAATTTTATCCAACCCTAAGCTTAAAATCAAGAAATGAGATAACTGAGATTTGCAAGGAAATCAAGGTAACTGAAAACTCACTTATTGTTGAAAAAGGTAAAAGAAACAACAGCGAATACTTCCTTCTAAACGGAATAGTTCGAAGCTATCTTATGAACCAAAATGGTGAGCTGATAACCCTCCTGTTTTTTGAAAAGTCAAGCATATTAAGTCCTCATGTAACTCGTACCAGTAATTCACTGTCAATAATCAATTTAGAAGCTATTACAGCATGTACCTTGGCAGAAATTGATGCAAGTGAATTTGAAACCCTGATCGAAGTGAATCTTGAAATCAGAGAATTTGCCAATACTATACTTAGAAATGAACTCTTACAAAAGATAAATAAGGAAATCAGGCTAATCTCTTGGACAGGAAAAGACAGACTTCAACAATTCAGGAAAGACTATGAAATGCTAGAGAATCTTGTTCCACACAGTATGATCGCAACTTATTTAGGAATAACCAATGTGTCGCTGAGCAGATTGAGAAAGGGTTCCTGA